One Deltaproteobacteria bacterium genomic region harbors:
- a CDS encoding CopG family transcriptional regulator, translating to MATTRTIVTIPEKEKRWLKAFSKTHGMSMGEAIRQGLACLKAADGKDSYKQLVQETRGIWNQGDGLAYQKRIRAEWETR from the coding sequence ATGGCCACAACGAGAACGATTGTAACGATACCGGAAAAAGAAAAACGCTGGTTAAAAGCCTTCAGCAAGACCCATGGGATGTCTATGGGCGAGGCCATCAGGCAGGGATTAGCCTGCCTTAAGGCTGCTGATGGAAAGGATTCATACAAGCAGTTAGTTCAGGAAACACGCGGTATTTGGAATCAGGGGGATGGACTTGCTTATCAGAAAAGAATACGAGCCGAATGGGAAACCCGATAA
- a CDS encoding prepilin-type N-terminal cleavage/methylation domain-containing protein: MSKFLIGFKPINIRFFMNLMGFNLNFSFRFSSCKGFTFIELIIVILLLGIITVSMSVKEPGLGAKIAAQSGQVAQDIRYVQSLAMSSRQRVWIFFSTANNTYRITTGACGSGGGGTTVPNPTTGTTNPQLAAGISFNTSLTNGCLSFDSQGRPSEGTSTNPYNGDETVRLCPPGGCGGGGGCAGGGCGGGPTTGCTITITENTGYALTTCP; the protein is encoded by the coding sequence TTGTCGAAATTCCTTATCGGGTTTAAACCAATCAACATCAGGTTTTTTATGAATCTCATGGGGTTCAATCTTAATTTTTCTTTCCGATTTTCGAGTTGTAAAGGCTTTACCTTTATCGAATTGATTATCGTCATCCTCCTTCTCGGGATTATAACGGTATCTATGAGTGTCAAAGAGCCGGGGTTAGGGGCGAAGATTGCGGCCCAATCCGGACAGGTCGCACAGGATATCCGTTACGTCCAATCCCTGGCCATGTCCAGCCGCCAAAGGGTCTGGATTTTTTTCAGTACCGCGAACAACACCTACCGGATCACCACCGGCGCCTGTGGGTCCGGAGGTGGAGGGACTACGGTACCCAACCCAACCACCGGAACCACCAATCCGCAACTGGCTGCCGGTATCAGCTTTAATACCTCTTTAACCAATGGTTGCCTTTCTTTCGACAGCCAGGGGAGACCATCCGAAGGTACTTCTACGAATCCTTATAATGGAGACGAGACGGTCCGGCTATGCCCACCCGGCGGATGCGGGGGAGGTGGGGGATGCGCCGGAGGGGGATGCGGTGGGGGACCTACCACGGGATGCACCATTACCATTACGGAAAATACCGGCTATGCCCTGACAACATGTCCATAA
- a CDS encoding PIN domain-containing protein — translation MGNPIMLERLLDSVILIDHLNAIEPATQFIAGLDPRATAISVISLAEILVGLEGSYREKGKIFLDQYELLTIDGSIAEKAADLKRKHGWKLPDAFQAALAIQHKVRLCTRNTKDFNPEKHPFVEIPYRV, via the coding sequence ATGGGAAACCCGATAATGCTGGAAAGGCTTTTGGATTCGGTCATCCTGATCGATCATCTCAATGCTATTGAACCGGCAACGCAGTTTATTGCAGGGTTGGATCCTCGGGCTACAGCGATTTCGGTGATCAGCCTGGCTGAAATTCTTGTTGGTTTGGAGGGTTCGTATCGGGAAAAGGGAAAGATATTTCTGGATCAGTATGAACTGCTGACTATTGATGGTTCTATCGCCGAAAAGGCGGCCGACCTGAAACGAAAACATGGCTGGAAACTTCCGGATGCCTTTCAGGCCGCCTTGGCCATTCAGCACAAAGTCCGTTTATGTACCAGGAATACCAAGGATTTTAATCCGGAGAAACATCCTTTTGTCGAAATTCCTTATCGGGTTTAA